One segment of Brassica napus cultivar Da-Ae chromosome C3, Da-Ae, whole genome shotgun sequence DNA contains the following:
- the LOC106349772 gene encoding syntaxin-72-like, with translation MTVINIIFRVEEICKKYDKYDVDKQRELGASGDDAFSRLFNSIDTDIESVVHKAELASTETNRAAAVALNAEVRRTKARLAEDVVKLQKLAVKKVKGLTKEERESRCDLVIALADRIQVIPDGHERQANNEWGGASAPNKNIKFDISEEDMDDGFFQQTEESSQFRQEYEMRRKKQDEGLDVISEGLDALKNLARDMNEELDKQVPLMDEMETKVDGATSDLKNTNVRLKQQLVKMRSSRNFCIDIILLCVVLGIISYIYNALN, from the exons ATGACGGTTATTAATATTATCTTCAGAGTCGAAGAGATTTGCAAGAAGTACGACAAGTACGACGTCGACAAGCAGCGCGAGCTCGGCGCGTCCGGCGACGATGCCTTCTCCCGACTCTTCAACTCCATTGATACCGATATTGAATCGGTTGTACAT AAAGCGGAGTTGGCATCAACAGAGACCAATAGAGCTGCAGCTGTGGCCTTGAATGCTGAGGTTCGAAGGACGAAAGCGCGTTTAGCTGAAGATGTTGTTAAACTGCAGAAACTGGCCGttaaaaag gtGAAAGGGCTAACAAAAGAGGAACGAGAGTCCCGATGTGATTTAGTTATCGCGCTAGCCGATAGGATTCAAGTGATACCTGACGGACATGAAAGACAAGCTAATAATGAATGGGGAGGTGCTTCTGCCCCTAACAAGAACATCAAGTTTGATATATCTG AGGAAGACATGGATGATGGGTTCTTCCAGCAAACTGAAGAATCCAGCCAGTTTCGACAAGAATATGAAATGAGAAGAAAGAAGCAG GACGAGGGCCTTGATGTTATATCAGAAGGTTTGGACGCACTGAAGAACTTAGCACGTGACATGAACGAG gaacttGACAAGCAAGTCCCATTGATGGATGAAATGGAAACAAAG GTTGATGGAGCAACTTCGGATTTGAAGAACACCAATGTTCGGCTCAAGCAACAGCTTGTAAag ATGAGATCGAGCCGCAACTTCTGCATCGACATTATTCTTCTCTGTGTGGTCCTTGGAATCATCTCTTACATCTATAA TGCTCTGAACTAA